A genomic region of Arachis stenosperma cultivar V10309 chromosome 9, arast.V10309.gnm1.PFL2, whole genome shotgun sequence contains the following coding sequences:
- the LOC130949582 gene encoding serine/threonine protein phosphatase 2A 57 kDa regulatory subunit B' beta isoform-like produces MFNKIIKRAHAHKKSAKSGHHENSSNGQQFYEVVMKHASRTATATATPAAANSDPVPSPSPVPLPRPLVIEHLPPLREVPSSERPSLFLRKIQLCCILCDFSDVSKNASAIEIKRQTLYELVDIVQSGSFKFTENQDDLVKMISANIFRCLPPASHENTATETGDPEEDDTFLEPSWPHLQLVYEILLRYIVSPETDIKNAKRYIDHIFVLKLLDLFDSEDMREREYLKTILHRIYGKFMVHRPFIRKAINNVFYRFIFETQRHNGIAELLEILGSIINGFALPMKEEHKLFLIRALLPLHKPKSVHAYHNQLAYCIVQFVEKDNRLAEPVIKGMLKYWPVTNCQKEVLFLGELEEVLESTQPAEFQKCMISLSRKLGQCLNSPHFQIAERALYLWNNEHIISLVAQNRSVILPIIFEALERNMQSHWNQAVHGLTVNVRKMFMEMDTELFEECQRRYLEKEAGAREQEEKRELTWKQLEAVAAQAVIG; encoded by the exons ATGTTCAATAAGATCATCAAGCGCGCCCACGCCCACAAGAAATCTGCCAAATCGGGACACCATGAAAATTCCTCCAATGGACAACAATTCTACGAAGTTGTTATGAAACATGCCTCTCGAACCGCCACCGCCACCGCCACCCCCGCCGCCGCCAATTCCGACCCTGTCCCCTCTCCTTCCCCTGTTCCTCTTCCCCGTCCTCTCGTAATCGAGCATCTTCCGCCACTTCGGGAAGTTCCTTCTTCCGAACGCCCTAGCTTGTTCCTCCGAAAAATTCAGCTTTGTTGCATCTTGTGTGATTTCTCTGACGTATCGAAGAACGCATCCGCTATTGAAATCAAACGCCAAACACTCTATGAGCTTGTTGATATCGTCCAATCTGGCTCCTTCAAATTCACCGAAAATCAAGATGATTTGGTTAAGATGATTTCCGCGAACATCTTCCGATGCTTGCCTCCGGCGTCTCATGAAAACACGGCGACTGAAACCGGTGATCCCGAAGAAGATGACACGTTTTTGGAGCCTTCTTGGCCGCATCTTCAACTTGTGTATGAGATTCTGTTGAGGTACATTGTGTCACCTGAGACTGATATAAAGAATGCTAAGCGCTATATCGATCATATCTTTGTTTTGAAGTTGCTTGACTTGTTTGATTCCGAGGACATGCGTGAGCGCGAGTATTTGAAAACCATTCTTCACCGCATATATGGAAAATTCATGGTTCATAGGCCCTTTATAAGAAAAGCCATCAACAATGTGTTCTATAGATTCATATTTGAAACACAGAGGCATAATGGTATAGCTGAGCTTCTTGAGATTCTGGGGAGTATCATTAATGGCTTTGCATTGCCTATGAAAGAAGAGCATAAACTGTTCCTAATTCGAGCCCTTTTACCGCTTCACAAGCCGAAATCGGTGCACGCATATCATAACCAATTGGCTTATTGCATTGTTCAGTTTGTTGAGAAAGATAACAGGTTGGCAGAACCTGTCATCAAGGGGATGTTGAAGTACTGGCCAGTAACGAATTGTCAGAAAGAAGTTCTTTTTCTTGGAGAGTTAGAAGAGGTTTTGGAGTCAACTCAACCTGCTGAGTTTCAAAAATGCATGATCTCTCTTTCCAGGAAGCTTGGGCAATGCCTCAACAGTCCTCACTTTCAG ATTGCTGAACGAGCACTTTACTTATGGAACAATGAACACATTATAAGTTTAGTAGCTCAGAATCGAAGCGTGATATTACCAATAATCTTTGAGGCATTGGAAAGGAACATGCAAAGTCACTGGAACCAAGCAGTGCATGGACTAACAGTGAACGTGAGGAAAATGTTTATGGAGATGGACAccgaactcttcgaagaatgtCAAAGGCGGTACTTGGAGAAGGAAGCCGGGGCAAGAGAACAGGAGGAGAAGCGGGAGTTAACATGGAAGCAACTGGAAGCAGTGGCTGCGCAAGCCGTGATTGGTTAA
- the LOC130949581 gene encoding probable pectate lyase 18, with the protein MILHISSILLMWLLLSSFSPPIKATFNLTLPHQHPYPEAVVHQVQRKINASLSRRELLSKDQSSACLTGNPVDDCWRCDPNWSANRQKLADCGIGFGRDAMGGKGGQIYVVTDSSDRDPANPVPGTLRHAVIQDVPLWIVFSGDMTIVLKHELIFNSYKTVDGRGANVHVTGHGCITLQYISNVIIHNIHVHHCKPSGNTNIRASPTHVGWRGVSDGDGISIFGSRKIWIDHCSLSYCTDGLIDAIMGSTGITISNNHFAHHDEVMLLGHNDKYLPDKGMQVTIAFNHFGEGLVQRMPRCRLGYIHVVNNDFTQWEMYAIGGSANPTINSQGNRYTAPADPNAKEVTKRVDTNEGEWSDWNWRTDGDIMVNGAFFVPSGGGMSAQYAEASSVQPKSAVQIDQLTMYSGVFGDPRDNGDLFPGYTGGGTVTSATNKGGSSGGSSGGDGGDFFGMIFGGGSSQAAPPPSSILVFVSTFLSLLIIFILDTTTNHAILLSLL; encoded by the exons ATGATTCTTCATATCAGCTCCATTCTGTTAATGTGGCTTCTGCTAAGTTCATTCTCTCCTCCAATCAAAGCTACCTTCAACCTCACCTTGCCCCACCAACACCCTTACCCTGAAGCTGTGGTTCATCAAGTTCAAAG GAAAATCAATGCTTCACTTTCAAGAAGGGAGCTTCTCTCGAAAGACCAATCCTCCGCCTGTCTCACCGGAAACCCCGTCGACGACTGTTGGCGGTGCGACCCAAACTGGTCAGCAAACCGGCAGAAGCTCGCCGACTGTGGCATCGGCTTCGGACGCGACGCAATGGGCGGAAAAGGCGGCCAGATCTACGTAGTAACCGACTCCTCCGACAGGGACCCGGCGAACCCCGTTCCCGGAACCCTCCGTCACGCGGTGATCCAAGACGTGCCACTCTGGATCGTTTTCTCCGGCGACATGACCATAGTCCTAAAACATGAACTAATCTTCAACAGCTACAAGACGGTGGACGGTCGCGGCGCCAACGTCCACGTGACCGGCCACGGCTGCATCACGCTCCAATACATCTCGAACGTGATCATCCACAACATCCACGTCCACCATTGCAAGCCTTCCGGCAACACCAACATAAGAGCCTCTCCGACACACGTGGGGTGGAGGGGAGTCTCCGACGGCGACGGAATCTCCATCTTCGGGTCACGCAAGATCTGGATCGACCATTGCTCTCTCTCGTACTGTACGGACGGATTAATCGATGCCATAATGGGGTCGACGGGGATCACAATTTCAAACAACCATTTCGCGCACCACGACGAGGTGATGCTGTTGGGGCATAACGACAAGTACTTGCCGGATAAAGGAATGCAGGTCACCATCGCTTTCAACCACTTCGGTGAAGGTTTGGTTCAGAGAATGCCACGGTGCAGATTGGGATATATTCATGTTGTTAACAATGATTTCACTCAGTGGGAGATGTATGCAATCGGCGGCAGCGCTAACCCCACCATTAACAGCCAGGGTAACCGTTACACTGCTCCCGCCGATCCTAACGCCAAGGAG GTGACGAAGCGCGTGGACACGAATGAGGGGGAATGGAGCGATTGGAATTGGAGGACGGACGGGGACATAATGGTAAATGGAGCATTCTTTGTGCCATCTGGTGGTGGCATGAGTGCTCAGTATGCAGAGGCATCAAGCGTGCAACCCAAATCCGCCGTGCAAATCGACCAGCTTACCATGTATTCCGGCGTCTTCGGTGATCCACG GGACAATGGGGACCTATTTCCCGGTTACACCGGAGGTGGGACCGTGACGAGCGCCACCAACAAGGGTGGAAGCAGTGGTGGGTCCAGCGGTGGCGATGGTGGGGACTTCTTCGGGATGATATTCGGCGGTGGTAGCAGCCAAGCAGCACCACCACCCTCATCAATTCTTGTATTTGTTTCAACATTTTTGTcccttttaattattttcattttggaCACTACCACcaaccatgctattttattatcattattatga
- the LOC130950267 gene encoding protein MAIN-LIKE 1-like, translated as MYRLDQVKNIAGRLDQVASRILRTRRNLMIRPPEQIRPYLRRVGFEYVAYMVEFEHDWSLVSALIERWRPESYTFHLSCGEMTITLQDVAYQLGLKIDGDPVRGCIGVWEQHHQGRTIRELCEQILGIVSGPEDRQSQTKWIVKLIWFHNTVCGELEQDATEERLMRYTRGYIMQLIGGILFPDASDSRVHIRWLPLLEDLDACRQLSWGSTVLA; from the exons ATGTATAGATTGGATCAGGTTAAGAACATCGCTGGGAGGCTTGATCAAGTG GCGTCTCGGATCTTGCGCACCAGACGGAACTTGATGATACGGCCGCCGGAGCAAATTAGGCCATATCTGAGACGAGTCGGGTTTGAGTACGTCGCATACATGGTGGAGTTTGAGCATGATTGGTCGCTCGTCTCAGCATTGATAGAGAGGTGGAGGCCTGAGTCCTATACATTTCATTTATCGTGCGGGGAGATGACCATCACCCTGCAGGACGTAGCATATCAGTTGGGACTTAAGATTGATGGTGATCCTGTGAGGGGATGCATTGGTGTGTGGGAGCAGCACCATCAGGGACGGACCATTAGGGAGTTATGTGAGCAGATACTGGGTATTGTTTCTGGCCCAGAGGACAGACAGTCACAGACGAAGTGGATTGTCAAGCTCATTTGGTTCCACAATACGGTTTGTGGAGAGCTAGAGCAGGATGCCACAGAGGAGCGGCTGATGAGGTATACGAGAGGATACATCATGCAGTTGATAGGCGGTATCCTCTTCCCCGATGCATCTGACTCTCGGGTGCATATCAGGTGGCTTCCCCTGCTGGAGGACCTTGATGCATGTCGCCAGTTGTCGTGGGGTTCAACTGTACTGGCATGA